Below is a genomic region from Echinicola rosea.
TCATCCTGATACTTATTGCCGCTTTTTTCACCATTGCGGGAGGACTGAAGGCCATTGCCTACACCAATGTGTTTCAGATGGTGTTGTTGATATTGGTTTCCTTGGTGCTTACGCTTACGGGGCTGTACAAAGTCGGAGGAATTGGTGAACTCATTGCCCAGACACCTGGGGAATACTGGAACTTGTTGTTGCCGGCCGATGATCCTAATTATCCTTGGATTGCGATTGCGTTGGGCTATCCGGTGATGGGGGTGTGGTTTTGGTGTACTGACCAGTCCATGGTGCAGTCTGTTTTGGGGGCTAAAAACCTAAAAGAGGGTCAATTGGGAGCCAATTTTACCGGATGGTTGAAAATCTTGGACGTGGCCTTATTCATTATTCCGGGGATCATTTGTTTTGTGTTGTTTCCAGACTTGGACAATCCCGATGAAGCCTATATGACCATGGTGACCAAGCTGTTTCCAGTAGGGATGACCGGGCTGGTCATGGCGGTGCTGATCGCCGCATTGGTGAGTACGATTGATTCGGCACTGAATGCCCTGAGCACCGTGTTTACGATGGATATTTATGTGAAAAAATATAAGCCCGAAGCCACCCAAAAGCAGATTGTTACGATCGGGAGAGTTGTGACCGTTTTGGGAGCCGTGATAGCCATTTTCCTGACCTTGGCCATTGACAGCATCAAAGGGCTAAACCTGTTTGATGTGTTTCAGTCTATTTTGGGCTTTATTGCTCCACCGATGTCCGTGGTGTTTTTGTTTGGGGTGCTTTGGAAAAAAACCACCACCAGGGCGGCAAATACCGTATTGCTCTTTGGGACGATTCTGAGCTTGGGAGTTGGAGTGCTGTACCTTTGGGTATTCCCAAACGCGGAATATGGTTTTTGGCCTCATTTCCTGCTGCTTTCATTCTATATTTTCGTTTTTCTTGCCGTATTGATCGTGGTGATTTCCTATTCCGAGCGAAACCGCAAAGACCTTTATGTGAGCACATTGGACTATGGTGCTATTCCCAAGTTGCCGAGTAAGGTCAAATGGCTATGGATTGCGCTGATCATTGTGATGGTGGGGATGTATGTGGTGTTTAATGGGAATTAGTCTTGAGTAGTGAGACTTGAGATTTTAGAATCCAAGTTCCCTCCGGGTTGTGCGGGGTCTCTGCCCCAGCACAGGCAATTTTTGAGTCTCTGACTCAATAAACTGTTCCAGATTTGTAATCCGCTTGGCACCGAGTATGACTTAGTGGATACCTGTTTTGGACCTTCTACTTAGGGTAAGACCTTCCCGAGAGTAGTCAGTAAGGTTATATCAAAGTCTTGATGATGTGTGTGGGTATAAATATTATTTTATACCTCGATGCAGGTTCAGTGAGATGAAATCACAAAACAATAAATCATTGACTCCGGAAATTACCAGTAACATCATGTTTTGAGAAACCTAATGTGCTGATGCCATATCAATGGGAATATCGGATAAATTGAGCAAATTTAAAAAGAAATGATCTTGCTCGTTTCTATACTCTACTTTCACCTTTTACTCAAAACCCTTTGTACTTACCTTCAGCGTATCTTCTAGGACTGTCACCCAATATTCATCTTCAGTGCGATGTATTACGCCGTTGGTAAAATATCCTACCGTGTCTCTGGTATCGGCATGGCCAAACACAAATGTACCTTCCCCGAGTATAGGCGTCCACTCGTAATCAAGGATCTCTCCATTATCCGACAAATGAATGGATGCAGAGTCAAACGTGCTGACATAATTCGTCGAAATTACCCATAAGTCTGTTTCTCCAATTCCACTTTTTGCATGGATCTTCAAAGACTTGGAAAAGTCGTCGTTCTCACAGGAAAAGCTCAAAAAAGCAATTAATGCAATTATTATTCTCGTCTTCATATCTTTCTTTTATTAATTGGTCATAATTTTTTTAACTCAATAAGGTAAGGTCAATTGTTTAGATAAAAGGTTCTATATGATTTACTATGGGTAACTATTACTTTGCATGTCAAATTCTAGCTTGCCTTTCATCTTGTTGCCTTGTTACTTTTTTCCTTCAGGTGAAAAACGTAACCAAAAAAACCCGCTGCGGTGAGCTATATGACTAAAATCAAAGCCAGCACTCACGCAGGCAAACTCCTCTATTTGTGCAGCATACCAATTTTTTGTACTGATTCACGTCAAACAAGCCTGCGCTTTTTCCAGCCCACTTCTTTGATTTCTTAACGTCAAATACCTCAAGGCAGAATAGAAAATTGCCTACTGAAAAGGAACATGAATCAACATTAATTTAACCGGAATAATATCTTTACCCACTATAATCCATATAGAGCCAGATAAAATCTATCTAAACGTTAGTCTGGGCTAAATCCACTCTCTATAAGCACCTTTGAAGGGTTCAGGAAGAGCCTTCCCTCTTAAGTTCTATAGGAATGGTTTAGCCGAGACTCATATTGTTTTGTATCTTAGAGCTTGCTTTTTCTAGTCCATAAAGTACACCATGGAAGGGTGTGTAGCCAAGACTGCTTCCCTAGATTTACTGACTTTGATTGCCTTGTCTGTCTTAGCCTTAATGTCATTTTTGTAGTTATCATCTGACTTGGCATAAAGTGCATTTCGCTTAAACGGCCACTTTCCTACTTTTTTATAATAAGCAGTATTGGCAAAATGCTCTCTCCCTACCCAGTTGTTACGGTAGTCCATTTCAAGGTCGTAATCGGGGGCACCATCCTCTTCTTTGTTACACTGTTCGTGTGCGTCTCCAAACTCTTTTGCCAAATTAACCCCCTTGTTTATGTCATCCTTCTTAGTCCCATAGTATTTGGCGATCAGCACACTCCATACTCCATGTCGGAAGGCATCCGCACGATTTTGATGGTGTGGCTTGGGGTATAACTCATCTGTCATTTCAAAAGCGCGATTAGTGGCATCTTTTACTGATGAGGCGGCTCTTGGCCTGTCAAATACTATCCAAAATTCTTTTTCACAAAGCTCAGTTCCTGCATATCCTGAATATCCTGAAGCATTGGAACTGGCTGAAGTTTTTTCTTTTTCCATAAGAGCTTGGATAATATCATACTTCATATTCTGTTCGTAATATGCATCGATGGTTTCGAGATTTTTGTCGATATCTTCATCCGTCAGTCCCGGAAACTGTGCTCGTATGATGTCTGCCTCTTCTGGGCTTGGCGAGTATACATTTGGATAATTCAATTCAATATTACTGACTAAGTCAGCCATTTCATCCAACGATGGATGTTGGAAGTCAGCCATTTTCATGTCTTGACCATCTTTTTTATTAAAACCGTCTCTTATTAATTTTTGAAAATCCGCTTTTTTGTAATCTAGAATTTCTGGGGGTGTCTTGGCCGTATGCCTGACATCTATTCCTTTAAAATTAAGGTTCTATATGATTTACTATGGGTAGGTGATTTAACCTTATTGATTCCATTCAACTTACTTTTCATCTTTTACTGTTGCTACTTTTTTTCTACAGGTAAAAAAAGTAGCCAAAAAACCCCGCCGCTGTGCAGCTATTGAGCTAAAATTAAACCCCGCCCACATGCAGGCAAACTCCTCCTGTTTAGCCGCCAGCAA
It encodes:
- a CDS encoding DUF6973 domain-containing protein — its product is MKMADFQHPSLDEMADLVSNIELNYPNVYSPSPEEADIIRAQFPGLTDEDIDKNLETIDAYYEQNMKYDIIQALMEKEKTSASSNASGYSGYAGTELCEKEFWIVFDRPRAASSVKDATNRAFEMTDELYPKPHHQNRADAFRHGVWSVLIAKYYGTKKDDINKGVNLAKEFGDAHEQCNKEEDGAPDYDLEMDYRNNWVGREHFANTAYYKKVGKWPFKRNALYAKSDDNYKNDIKAKTDKAIKVSKSREAVLATHPSMVYFMD
- a CDS encoding sodium:solute symporter — translated: MEIHEILQPLDFAVVGLYLITLIGIGYWVSFKKKRDANENLFLAGNTLGWPSIGFTMWGTNVGPSMLIASASIGYTTGVVAGNFAWYAFIFIFLLAVVFAPRYLGARVQTLPEFMGKRFGNSTQNILAWYTIVTVLISWLSLTLFAGGILIRQILDLPLWLSVIILILIAAFFTIAGGLKAIAYTNVFQMVLLILVSLVLTLTGLYKVGGIGELIAQTPGEYWNLLLPADDPNYPWIAIALGYPVMGVWFWCTDQSMVQSVLGAKNLKEGQLGANFTGWLKILDVALFIIPGIICFVLFPDLDNPDEAYMTMVTKLFPVGMTGLVMAVLIAALVSTIDSALNALSTVFTMDIYVKKYKPEATQKQIVTIGRVVTVLGAVIAIFLTLAIDSIKGLNLFDVFQSILGFIAPPMSVVFLFGVLWKKTTTRAANTVLLFGTILSLGVGVLYLWVFPNAEYGFWPHFLLLSFYIFVFLAVLIVVISYSERNRKDLYVSTLDYGAIPKLPSKVKWLWIALIIVMVGMYVVFNGN